A segment of the Candidatus Peregrinibacteria bacterium genome:
TTCTTTGAAAGCATCTGAATCTTCTCGTTCTTTTGCTCCTCCTAGTTCCGATGATGTCTTTGTGGATGACCTCCTCTTAGGAGAAGAACCTCAAAAAGATCTTCTTCTCTATGCCCTTATGGATGATTTTGATCACAGCATGCAAGATCTTGAAGGTCTCAAGAGTTTCTCTTTTGATATTTAATTCTTTTTGTACCCGAATTCCGACTACAGAAGTGTAGCAACTTGTTTTTTTCTCCTCATATTTTTTTTAAACTAATTCCCATGAAAAAGTTTTTTCGATTTCTTTCTTTCGGCGCACTTGCCTCTCTCGGTCTCATGTTCGTTCCAGAGGCGTTTGCTGCGCCTTCTCTTTCTGGCAGGAGTGTTCAGGAGTATCGACTGCAACTTTTAGAATATCAAAAGGCTTCGAGAAAGCCTGTAGATTTTGATGAGAAGTATATGACTTCCCGAGAAAAATTCTCACAGTATGTGAACAAGTACAATAATAAGGACGGGCAACAAGAAGCTTCTGCTCCGCAGAATTCTGCACCTTCCACGCCATCATCCCTTGAGCCTTCTAACAAGGCGACACTGGGAACGAGCGTTCCTTTTAACAACAATCAAACAGATGCTATTGAATTTTTAAAAATTCATGTTGATGAATCTCTGAATAAGATTTCACTCGCAAAAATGCAACTCGATATCGTTGCTGCGAGTCCGGTTTCTTTAGGATTTAATTTCAATTTGAAAAAGGAAGATTTCTCTTCATTGGAACAAAAATTTCAGAAAATTCGTGAGAAGATATGGGCGTTTGATCCGAATGATCCAGAAACTTCTGATAAAATTTTTACTATAACAGAAGAAATTCGTGCAGCCTCCCCAGATCTCAGTGAAAAGATTTCGGAAGCGTCAACTCTTTTTGCCGCTCAGACAGCGCTGAGCATAAAAGCCTACGCAGAAGATCAGTATGCTCTTCTCGGAAAAGATATTCGCAAATCACAAGCGGCAGGAAATGATGTTTCTGAAGTACTCTCTCTTTTGGAAACGCTTCAAAATGATATGAAAGAAGTAAATCGGCAATATGACATGGCTGTGAATGTTTTTAAAACTCTTCGTCCTACTTCGAAAAATAAAGAAGCAACTCTTGTGAAAGGTCAAGAATATCTCAAGAATATGCAGAAAATTCTCCAAGAAGACAAGCGCCTTTACCGTGATGCCCGAATTCTTCTGAGCTATTAGAAGGGAACTTCTTTGTCGTTGTCTGGCAATTTTATTTATCAGTTCTTTCTTCTACTCGGGCGTACTCTACGTGATTTCCGACATTTTCCAGAAATTTTCGAAAGCCTTCTTTCGGAATTCCAAGCGTTGCTGTATTCACATTTGGATGTGCATAAATCGTTTCAAGTTTAAAAAGATCAGTATCTACAAGAACTCGTACTTCATGATTTTCATCGTTGATAAGACCAAGGGCAGAAACTGCGCCCGGTGTGAGACCTAAATATTTCATCAGTCGTTCAGGAGATGCAAAGCTGAGTTTTGATTCCTGAAAATATTTTTTCAGCCAATCTAAGTCTGTTTTCTTGAGACTTTCAACAATTACTAAATAGTGTTTGTCTCCATTTTTATTTCGTAAAAATAAATTTTTCGTATGTCCTCCGGGCATTTTATGGTAATGCTCTTTTGCTTGTTCAACCGTAAAGAGTGCAGGATGTTCGTGTTTTGTGTAGGAGATGCCGAGGGAATCGAGGAATGCGTAGGGGGATTTCATGACATTATGGAAATAAAATTTTTGACATTATTTGTGTGAATGCGCTATAATTAGGCGTCTTTCGGTTTTAGACATAAACTGAAAGGGTATTACATCCAAGGATAGCCTTCCGCGAGGAGGGCTATTTTTTATTGTTTTATTATCCATTTTGCAGGGCGAGTTTTAATTCTCTCAATATCGACCCATCCGAAACTCCATGTGGAAAAATCTCATTGAGAGTATAGGGAAAATAGCCTGACACGGAGCCCCAAAATTTATAGGGATCTGCTGGTGGGTCGCTTGGCGTACCGTTTCCCAGTTTGATTCTAGGCGCTTGTGTATGGAAGATTGTTTTTAAGAATTTGGGGAGTGTTGGGTTTACGATGTATAATTTTAAATTTGATTTTTCAATACCGTTGTACAAGACTCGATTTATATGAGTATCTCCAAATCCATATCCAATGACGAGAATTTTCTTTGTTGATGCAATAACTTCTTCAAAAAAATTATAATATGCTTTTAAAAGTGGTTCTTTTTCAATATCTTCTTTCTTATTCATCCCAATTACTAATTGATTGGCTCCTGTGCCAGAGATCCATCCATATGATCCGTGAAGCTTGATATATGTTGGCCCTTTATAAGAATTAATATCGTTCTCTAATTCTTCAAGGCTTTTTTCTTCTGGGAGTTTGACAAAGTCGGTTTTTTTGATTTGAGAATCAATCTCATAAATGTCGCCCTTAAAAGCTTGTACTCCAGCCGGTTTGTAATGAAACACCCTCTCAACAAATAAATCTTGATTTAGGGTAAAAATAAATTTTCTTTCCTGCTTGCTTTCGATGCCGAATGACTCTTCAATACACGTTCGTAAAGGATTTTCCGATGCTCTCCATCCTTTGATTCTTTCATCAAGATGCTTATATGCTTCTTCAACAGCTTGCATAAAATCGACTCTATCCTCATCAGAATATTGACCGTATCTGCTGTGAAAAAGATGATAATGAACCTCTTCAAAATCAAAATCATTTAGCAATTCTTCCCTGAGGCACTTTTTCTTTTGTATAAGAGGATTATTTAATATTCTTGCCCACATTTCTGGTGACAAAAATCCTCCAAAATTAGCGGTAAAACCTGCGCCTGTGAGTATTATTAAATCGTGCAAACTTCAAAATATGGAAAAATTATTCTCATAAATTTTGGTGCCGACGGAGAGACTCGAACTCTCATCCCGCTAGGCGGGACAGGCTCCTGAAGCCTGCGTGTCTACCAATTTCACCACGTCGGCAGGAAAGCGTGAATGATTTTGGCAAAAAAATGTGTATTTCGCAATTTCCATTTTGGTTTTTACGAATGAAATTGATACAGTTTGGACAATGAAAAATACTATGGTTATTTCTCGCGAACGACAAGGGGAGCTTTTTGTTCTCGGAGAGGCTTTTCTCTGGGGAATGGTTCCTATTGTAAGTATTTTTTCTTTTTCTTTTCTCCCTCCGCTTTTTGTTCTTGCTGGAGCAACGTTTTTTTCGAGTGTGTTTTTTGCTGTTATTGTAACTATTCAAAAAACATGGGGGGCGTTTCGAATAGTAGCTGCATGGAAATACATTTTTCTCAACACGGGAATTGTAGGGATTGGGTATTTTTCTGTGTTTTTTCTTGGTCTCCAATATACTACCGCAGGAAATGCGAGCATCTTTGCGCTTTTTGAAGTTTTTTTCACTTTTCTCCTTTTCAGTATTTGGAAAAGAGATTCACAACAAAAAACTCATGCTCTTGGTGCTGTTTTTATGCTAATAGGAGCCGTTCTTATTCTTTTTCCAGGCGAATTTCATGTGCAAAAGGGGGATCTTCTCATTATTCTTGCCACGATGCTCCCTCCACTTGGAAATTATTTTCAAAAAGAAGCACGTAAATTAGTAAGTGCGCCATTTCTTCTTTTTATCCGAAGTTTTATCAGTGTGTTTTTCCTTTTTTTCTTGGCTTCTTTTGTGAATTCAATACCCGAAATAAGTGCAATGTGGAAAGTCCTTCCTGTTCTCATTCTTAATGGGGTATTTCTCTTTGGT
Coding sequences within it:
- a CDS encoding DMT family transporter, with the protein product MVFTNEIDTVWTMKNTMVISRERQGELFVLGEAFLWGMVPIVSIFSFSFLPPLFVLAGATFFSSVFFAVIVTIQKTWGAFRIVAAWKYIFLNTGIVGIGYFSVFFLGLQYTTAGNASIFALFEVFFTFLLFSIWKRDSQQKTHALGAVFMLIGAVLILFPGEFHVQKGDLLIILATMLPPLGNYFQKEARKLVSAPFLLFIRSFISVFFLFFLASFVNSIPEISAMWKVLPVLILNGVFLFGLRNIFWVEALFRISISKTLALSSVAPLFTLIFSFFLLGEIPSIWQIGGLVPIMIGVYFLTKNSE
- a CDS encoding SIR2 family protein — encoded protein: MHDLIILTGAGFTANFGGFLSPEMWARILNNPLIQKKKCLREELLNDFDFEEVHYHLFHSRYGQYSDEDRVDFMQAVEEAYKHLDERIKGWRASENPLRTCIEESFGIESKQERKFIFTLNQDLFVERVFHYKPAGVQAFKGDIYEIDSQIKKTDFVKLPEEKSLEELENDINSYKGPTYIKLHGSYGWISGTGANQLVIGMNKKEDIEKEPLLKAYYNFFEEVIASTKKILVIGYGFGDTHINRVLYNGIEKSNLKLYIVNPTLPKFLKTIFHTQAPRIKLGNGTPSDPPADPYKFWGSVSGYFPYTLNEIFPHGVSDGSILRELKLALQNG
- a CDS encoding prolyl-tRNA synthetase associated domain-containing protein encodes the protein MKSPYAFLDSLGISYTKHEHPALFTVEQAKEHYHKMPGGHTKNLFLRNKNGDKHYLVIVESLKKTDLDWLKKYFQESKLSFASPERLMKYLGLTPGAVSALGLINDENHEVRVLVDTDLFKLETIYAHPNVNTATLGIPKEGFRKFLENVGNHVEYARVEERTDK